From the genome of Aspergillus fumigatus Af293 chromosome 1, whole genome shotgun sequence, one region includes:
- a CDS encoding EI24 domain-containing protein, with amino-acid sequence MDRPGMNRLWDPSKAAWLYPLRGIYYFASHRFLWPLFRARLISIVLLSTFILFVLFLFTYLPQVAFLAIFQGAGAWVNGAFLVLGEGAAIVALLFEAFFVDETLVDIFDAVLVNEGRGELVTACRVLYPQGDDVLKRLGKPTHSAVYSPFSLRQIIEFIVFLPLNFIPVAGTPMFLLLTGYRAGPLHHWRYFQMLDLSKKQRKERIRRRQLQYTTFGTVALLLQLIPGLSMFFLMSTAAGSALWVKDIENKRDALREQRDSITNEYPDDDNII; translated from the exons ATGGACAGGCCCGGAATGAACAGGCTGTGGGATCCCAGCAAAGCTGCCTGGCTATATCCTTTGCGT GGAATCTATTACTTTGCGTCGCATCGATTTCTCTGGCCGCTGTTTCGGGCGCGCTTGATATCTATTGTCCTGCTTTCTACATTTATCCTCTTtgtcctctttcttttcacaTATCTGCCACAAGTTGCCTTTCTGGCCATCTTCCAAGGCGCTGGTGCTTGGGTCAATGGTGCATTTCTCGTTCTTGGAGAAGGTGCGGCCATCGTAGCGCTACTGTTTGAGGCGTTCTTTGTCGACGAGACCTTGGTGGACATCTTTGATGCTGTCCTTGTCAACGAGGGCCGTGGCGAGCTCGTCACCGCTTGTAGGGTCCTATACCCCCAAGGCGACGACGTTCTCAAGCGGCTGGGTAAACCAACCCACAGCGCGGTGTATTCGCCATTTTCTCTGCGGCAGATTATCGAGTTTATAGTCTTCCTACCCTTGAACTTTATCCCTGTCGCAGGCACTCCGATGTTCTTGTTGTTGACCGGCTATCGCGCGGGGCCACTCCATCACTGGCGGTATTTTCAGATGCTGGATCTGTCGAAGAAacaaaggaaggaaaggatCCGTCGACGGCAGCTTCAATACACTAC ATTCGGAACGGTTGCTTTGCTTCTACAGCTTATTCCTGGCTTATCAATGTTCTTCCTCATGTCAACTGCGGCCGGGTCTGCCCTCTGGGTAAAGGACATTGAGAACAAACGTGATGCTTTACGAGAACAACGTGACAGCATAACTAATGAGTATCcggatgatgacaatatAATCTAA
- a CDS encoding translation initiation factor 2 — MVRREDTSQLSRRHGPEWSCPARSRKSASAPIPAYVPRRSFRSSLALLESSSESANPSEDGSVSRPSWGGSKIGGRWGAKQALKPATLSPAEQALRDSLIARKETAAKEREVEKQRRQELGLHKKTDDLIRMIPSSGTRKNSASPRERQPGKKVDVASSRPAKTFRAKDWECPRCQFHCFGRTFTCPRCNTPKPNLDAPAPESPRQIKQGQNALKIRRLAQSLRSEYTNAGRRPLGDLIPEAGGSRNTALDNYLVEIGRKAESLPASTELETQSLAEQPLSNARDEVTESGGADRQASEAERTSSKPEADPWTWDQSALEKLQQTYEAEAQSGQKPKRWEGRKERGDDVDYEEFDPEDDRRRRRQERKRQKKEKTRQKELEAAAPSPLYLPEFISVSNLADVIGVRPAQFVRRMEEMGFEDVSYSHILDAETAGLIASEYNFEPIFDSNDQDLVAAPEPEDKSSLPPRPPVVTIMGHVDHGKTTILDWLRKSSVAASEHGGITQHIGAFSVAMPSGKTITFLDTPGHAAFLDMRRRGANVTDIVVLVVAADDSVKPQTIEAIKHATESKVPIIVAISKIDKEGINPEKVKQDLSVHGVHVEDYGGDVQAIGVSGKTGQGMLELEEAIVTLSEVLDHRADKDGAVEGWVIEATTKSYGRVATALIRRGTLRPGDILVAGTTWARVRALRNEAGVAVSEATPGMPVEIDGWREQPTAGTEILQAEDEQHAKDVVEYRQEKSETQRLSEDTSAINEARREQQEKRRQEENEVAEALGDQDASGPKPVHFIIKADVGGSAEAVLNSVTAIGNNEVYANVLRSEVGPISEFDIEHAATASGNIISFNMPIDPAMSRMAESRGVRIMDHNIIYKLIDDVKAALSEHLAPSVTQRVTGEAEVGQIFEITLKGREKVAIAGCRVRNGIIHRAKKVRVLRGQDTIYDGTIASLKNVKKDVTEMRKDTECGIGFDGWTDFAVGDHIQCYEEIYEKRYL; from the exons ATGGTTCGGCGCGAAG ATACATCACAGCTCTCTCGCCGTCACGGGCCCGAATGGTCTTGCCCAGCCCGATCCAGGaaatctgcttctgctccaaTACCAGCCTATGTTCCCCGACGGAGTTTTCGTTCATCCCTCGCGCTCCTTGAATCGTCGTCCGAGTCAGCAAATCCCAGCGAAGATGGGTCGGTATCCCGCCCATCATGGGGAGGTTCGAAAATTGGTGGTCGCTGGGGAGCTAAACAGGCGCTTAAACCGGCCACATTGAGTCCGGCAGAACAAGCGCTTCGCGATTCGTTGATAGCAAGGAAAGAGACCGCTgcgaaggagagagaggtgGAGAAACAACGGCGGCAGGAGCTTGGGCTACACAAAAAGACGGACGATTTGATACGAATGATCCCTTCTTCTGGAACGAGGAAAAACTCCGCTTCCCCACGGGAGCGCCAGCCAGGGAAGAAAGTCGATGTAGCCTCGAGCAGACCAGCGAAAACTTTTCGAGCGAAGGATTGGGAATGCCCCCGATGCCAGTTCCATTGTTTCGGGAGAACCTTCACCTGCCCACGCTGTAATACCCCAAAGCCGAATTTGGACGCGCCAGCCCCCGAGTCGCCTCGTCAGATCAAGCAAGGCCAGAACGCCTTAAAGATTCGGAGGCTCGCCCAGTCGTTGCGGTCGGAATATACAAACGCGGGACGACGCCCTCTCGGAGATTTGATCCCAGAGGCCGGAGGTTCGAGAAACACCGCGCTTGATAACTACCTTGTGGAGATAGGACGCAAGGCCGAATCTCTACCTGCATCAACAGAATTAGAGACGCAGTCACTGGCAGAACAGCCACTGTCGAATGCTAGGGATGAGGTTACAGAAAGCGGCGGTGCCGACCGCCAAGCTTCTGAAGCAGAGCGCACATCATCGAAACCGGAGGCAGACCCATGGACATGGGACCAGTCAGCTCTGGAGAAACTTCAACAGACATACGAGGCAGAAGCTCAGAGTGGGCAAAAGCCCAAGCGGTGGGAAGGTCGCAAGGaacgaggagatgatgttgacTACGAAGAATTTGACCCAGAAGACGaccgccgccgtcgccgccaGGAACGTAAGCgccagaagaaagagaagaccCGGCAGAAGGAGCTCGAGGCGGCGGCTCCCAGTCCCCTCTACCTTCCGGAATTCATCAGCGTCAGCAACCTCGCTGATGTCATTGGTGTGCGGCCGGCTCAATTCGTTCGGAGAATGGAGGAAATGGGATTTGAAGATGTCTCATACAGTCATATTCTTGATGCTGAAACAGCCGGCTTGATCGCGAGCGAGTACAACTTCGAGCCTATCTTCGATTCCAATGATCAGGACCTGGTTGCTGCTCCAGAGCCAGAAGACAAGTCTTCATTGCCGCCTAGGCCACCGGTAGTGACCATTATGGGTCACGTCGATCATGGCAAGACCACCATTTTGGATTGGCTCCGAAAGTCGTCTGTGGCCGCATCGGAGCACGGGGGTATCACACAACACATTGGTGCATTCTCCGTAGCTATGCCTTCGGGCAAGACTATCACCTTCTTGGACACTCCTGGCCACGCAGCCTTCCTGGATATGCGTCGTCGCGGTGCCAATGTAACTGACATTGTTGTGCTGGTGGTTGCTGCGGACGACAGTGTCAAACCGCAGACTATTGAGGCCATCAAGCACGCAACCGAATCCAAGGTTCCGATCATTGTCGCTATCAGCAAAATCGACAAAGAAGGTATCAACCCAGAAAAGGTCAAGCAAGACCTTTCTGTACATGGTGTTCATGTGGAGGACTACGGAGGCGATGTCCAGGCTATCGGGGTGAGCGGAAAAACCGGTCAGGGCATGTTGGAACTCGAGGAGGCTATCGTTACACTCTCGGAAGTTCTTGACCATCGGGCCGACAAAGACGGTGCGGTGGAGGGATGGGTGATTGAAGCTACAACGAAGAGCTATGGACGTGTTGCGACGGCTCTCATCCGACGTGGTACCCTGCGACCAGGAGATATCCTCGTTGCAGGTACAACGTGGGCTCGTGTTCGTGCGCTTCGCAATGAAGCCGGTGTCGCCGTCTCCGAAGCTACTCCCGGCATGCCGGTGGAAATTGATGGTTGGAGGGAACAGCCTACCGCCGGTACCGAGATTCTGCAGGCGGAGGACGAGCAGCATGCCAAGGACGTCGTGGAGTACCGCCAGGAGAAATCGGAGACTCAGAGACTGAGTGAGGACACATCGGCCATCAACGAAGCACGCCGAGAACAGCAAGAAAAGCGACGGCAAGAGGAGAACGAGGTAGCGGAAGCTCTTGGTGACCAGGATGCATCCGGACCCAAACCGGTGCATTTCATCATCAAGGCCGATGTTGGCGGTTCCGCCGAGGCGGTGCTCAATTCAGTGACAGCCATTGGCAACAACGAAGTCTACGCCAATGTGCTTCGCTCCGAGGTTGGGCCGATCAGTGAGTTCGACATTGAACATGCGGCCACAGCAAGCGGCAACATCATCTCTTTCAATATGCCGATCGACCCTGCCATGTCCCGGATGGCGGAATCGCGGGGAGTCAGAATCATGGATCACAACATTATCTACAAGCTCATCGATGATGTCAAGGCGGCGCTCAGTGAGCATCTGGCGCCATCGGTCACACAGCGTGTCACAGGTGAAGCAGAAGTCGGTCAGATCTTCGAGATCACCCTcaagggaagagagaaggtTGCTATCGCGGGGTGCAGAGTCCGTAATGGCATAATCCACCGGGCCAAAAAGGTTCGGGTGTTGAGGGGACAGGACACGATCTACGATG GCACGATTGCGTCGCTGAAGAACGTCAAGAAAGACGTGACCGAAATGCGCAAAGACACGGAGTGTGGTATCGGCTTCGACGGCTGGACTGACTTTGCTGTGGGTGATCACATCCAGTGCTATGAAGAAATCTATGAGAAGCGATACCTCTGA
- a CDS encoding neutral/alkaline ceramidase, whose protein sequence is MANSRLGVALAGTLVTALVLLQLLSIVQTYNPPPTFSFVGKASQWEHRAADKVSDDSIFLLGAGKADITGPVVEVALSGYAMLDQIGTGLRQRIYSRSFIFANPNQPDDTFIYIVIDAVTGDTAVRHGVLQALASLGGDYARYGERNVALTGTHSHSGPGAWNNYLLPQIPSKGFDKQSYQAIVDGVVLSIKRAHESLALGRLSFGSIDVENANINRSPYSYDANPEEEKARYSANVDKTMTLLRFDRESDNRTTAILTFFPVHGTSLYNNNTLTTGDNKGVAAWLFERSVQDDANFADDFVAGFSQSNVGDTSPNVLGAWCEDGSGQMCRYSDSTCGGKTEDCHGRGPFFREKDNGAKSCFEIGRLQYAAAKQLYSQMDTSNTRITGNSNVRSFHAYRDLAGYTFQSPFNSSMLTTCSAALGFSFAAGTTDGPGLFDFTQNSSGPAESNPLWYVARAFVHQPSAKQKACQAPKDILLDVGANTQPYAWEPNIVDIQVLRVGQLFLIISTSEATTMAGRRWKEAIAKSAKDVLSIDSPLVVLGAPSNSYAHYVTTEEEYSRQRYEGASTLYGPHTLAAYINLTLTYLPYLGDSPNPATLPEMPTGVQPPINTDKSLSFIPGVVYDSAPIGKSFGDVVASVAKSTYKPGETVNTTFVGANPRNNLRQESTFAAVEWQNPASGRWEVVRTDNDWNLLYHWKRTNTILGYSEVTLEWQIEDDYYNTGNPKSLQAGTYRFHYYGDAKNIQGQIKSFEGIGKPFTVNLG, encoded by the exons ATGGCAAACTCCAGACTCGGAGTGGCCTTGGCCGGGACTCTTGTGACAGCTCTTGTACTGTTGCAGCTGCTGTCTATTGTGCAGACCTATAATCCACCGCCCACCTTCAGCTTTGTTGGCAAGGCATCACAATGGGAACACAGGGCGGCAGATAAGGTCTCCGATGATAGCATTTTTCTGTTGGGAGCTGGAAAGGCAGACATCACTGG CCCGGTGGTGGAGGTAGCCCTCAGCGGATATGCTATGCTGGATCAGATTGGCACAGGTCTGCGACAGAGAATCTATTCCCGCTCCTTCATTTTCGCAAATCCAAATCAACCAGACGATACCTTTATTTACATCGTCATCGACGCGGTGACGGGCGACACAGCCGTCCGACATGGAGTCCTCCAGGCGCTCGCGAGTTTGGGAGGTGATTATGCGCGCTATGGCGAGCGCAATGTTGCGTTGACTGGGACGCACTCGCATTCAGGACCTGGGGCTTGGAACAACTATCTACTTCCACAAATCCCTAGCAAGGGGTTCGATAAGCAGAGCTATCAGGCTATCGTTGACGGCGTGGTCCTCTCCATCAAACGCGCTCACGAAAGCTTGGCCCTCGGTCGCTTGAGCTTCGGCTCCATCGATGTCGAGAATGCAAACATCAACCGAAGTCCTTATTCATACGACGCCAATccggaggaagagaaagcacGCTACTCGGCCAACGTAGACAAAACAATGACCCTCCTACGATTCGACAGGGAGTCGGACAACAGAACCACTGCCATCCTGACCTTCTTCCCGGTACACGGCACTTCTCTCTATAACAACAACACTCTCACTACCGGTGACAACAAAGGTGTCGCTGCTTGGCTCTTTGAGCGGAGCGTCCAGGACGATGCGAATTTCGCCGACGACTTTGTAGCCGGATTCTCTCAATCCAATGTTGGTGATACAAGCCCAAATGTGCTGGGCGCATGGTGTGAGGATGGATCGGGGCAGATGTGCCGCTACAGCGACAGCACCTGTGGTGGCAAGACCGAGGACTGTCATGGTCGCGGGCCCTTCTTCCGGGAAAAGGACAACGGTGCGAAGAGCTGTTTCGAGATCGGACGACTTCAGTACGCCGCGGCCAAGCAGTTATATAGCCAGATGGATACGAGTAATACTCGGATCACTGGGAACTCTAATGTTCGCTCCTTTCACGCTTACCGCGATCTTGCTGGCTACACATTCCAGTCGCCGTTCAATTCTAGTATGCTGACGACATGCTCGGCGGCACTGGGCTTCTCTTTCGCAGCCGGTACCACTGACGGGCCTGGCCTGTTTGATTTCACACAGAATAGCTCGGGACCTGCAGAGTCCAATCCGCTGTGGTACGTCGCTCGAGCGTTTGTTCATCAGCCTTCAGCAAAACAAAAGGCTTGCCAGGCGCCCAAGGATATTCTCCTGGATGTGGGAGCCAACACGCAGCCGTATGCGTGGGAGCCGAACATTGTGGacatccaggtcctccgaGTAGGTCAGCTgttcctcatcatctctaCGAGTGAGGCGACAACCATGGCTGGACGGCGTTGGAAAGAGGCCATTGCAAAGTCAGCCAAAGACGTTCTCTCTATTGACAGTCCCTTGGTCGTGCTGGGGGCTCCTTCAAACAGCTACGCTCATTACGTTACGACAGAGGAAGAGTACAGTAGGCAACGGTACGAGGGTGCTTCCACCCTTTACGGCCCTCACACTCTCGCGGCGTACATCAATCTCACCCTTACCTACCTCCCTTATCTAGGCGATTCGCCTAATCCCGCCACGCTACCGGAGATGCCCACGGGAGTGCAGCCGCCCATCAACACCGACAAATCACTGAGCTTCATCCCGGGTGTCGTGTACGACAGTGCTCCCATTGGAAAATCATTTGGTGACGTGGTTGCCTCGGTAGCCAAGTCTACGTACAAGCCTGGTGAGACCGTCAACACCACATTCGTGGGAGCCAATCCGCGAAACAACCTGCGTCAGGAATCTACATTCGCGGCCGTCGAGTGGCAGAATCCGGCCTCAGGCAGGTGGGAAGTCGTGCGTACCGACAATGATTGGAACCTGCTCTACCATTGGAAACGGACCAATACCATCCTGGGATACAGTGAGGTGACCCTCGAATGGCAGATCGAGGATGACTACTACAATACCGGCAACCCAAAGTCGCTCCAGGCTGGAACGTATCGCTTCCATTATTATGGCGATGCCAAGAATATCCAAGGCCAGATCAAATCTTTCGAGGGCATTGGCAAGCCATTCACGGTGAATTTGGGCTGA
- a CDS encoding putative alpha-glucosidase has translation MPQKEFCPKGYQEQPSGNAAADPSVYLRSENSKDCSFDFTFEPIRPNLFRVTFSSQDRPLPPYPSISKPNTDLNGIHVSVTDGSSSKTIEVGDVTATVEWSNTPIVSLSWTGEEKPLHRDLPLRSYVADATGIAHYSEHDRNALHVGLGEKRAPMDLTGRHFQLSATDSFGYDVYNTDPLYKHIPLLIKVTPAGCVAIFSTTHSRGTWSVGSEIDGLWGHFKVYRQDYGGLEQYLIVGKTLKDTVRQYAELLGFPLLVPRWAYGYISGGYKYTMLDDPPAHQGLMEFADKLMEHGIPCSAHQMSSGYSIAETEPKVRNVFTWNKHRFPNPEEWIKKYHARGIRLLANIKPFVLATHPDYQKLVSEGALFKKPDTQEPGTMRLWSAGGGTGGDGCHIDFTSSFAFRWWYEGVQSLKRAGIDGMWNDNNEYTLPDDEWQLALDGSGVTEQAKTQRDKSVGLWGRAMHTELMGKASHDALVDMEPKYRPFVLTRSATAGTLRYAASSWSGDNMTSWESMKGANALSLNAGISLLQCSGHDIGGFEGPQPSPELLLRWVQLGIHSPRFAINCFKTSPGNTAVGDVIEPWMYPEITPLVRDAIKRRYEILPYIYSLGLESHLTASPPQRWIGWGYESDPEVWTKALKSGEEQFWFGDTILVGGVYEPGVTVAKMYLPRKANDEFDFGYVNMNSPYTYYASGQWVEIPSQWRDSIPLVARIGGAIPVGKPVQTRVPGDETEASLAVDELDDYRGVEIFPPRGSSHGCVFSYSWYEDDGISLQPKMSTYTISYSSTEEKVTVGFNRDEESGFVPAWKDLDIILHNGDERRVVSDGWPVEYKGKDSRGRVVYTLKH, from the exons ATGCCTCAAAAAGAATTCTGCCCCAAAGGGTACCAAGAACAGCCTTCAGGAAATGCCGCGGCAGACCCGTCAGTGTATCTGCGCTCAGAAAACTCGAAAGATTGTTCCTTTGATTTTACATTCGAACCGATTCGTCCAAACCTTTTCCGCGTGACATTCTCCTCGCAAGaccgtcctcttcctccgtaTCCGAGCATTTCAAAGCCAAACACAGACCTCAATGGCATTCATGTATCTGTCACCGATGGCAGTTCTTCCAAGACAATTGAGGTCGGCGACGTGACGGCCACTGTGGAATGGAGCAATACTCCAATAGTCTCGTTGTCGTGGACTGGTGAAGAGAAGCCCCTTCACAGGGATCTGCCACTGCGCTCGTACGTGGCCGACGCAACCGGCATCGCGCACTATTCTGAGCATGACCGGAATGCGCTCCATGTTGGGCTGGGCGAGAAGAGGGCGCCCATGGACCTCACCGGGCGTCACTTCCAACTTTCCGCGACAGACAGCTTCGGATACGATGTTTACAACACAGATCCGTTGTATAAGCACATCCCATTGCTGATCAAAGTGACTCCCGCTGGTTGTGTGGCCATTTTCTCAACAACACACTCCAGAGGGACGTGGTCGGTCGGTTCCGAAATCGATGGGCTCTGGGGTCACTTCAAGGTTTACCGTCAAGACTATGGAGGCCTCGAGCAGTATCTGATCGTAGGAAAGACCCTCAAGGACACCGTGAGGCAATATGCTGAGCTCCTTGGCTTCCCGCTCCTTGTACCTCGCTGGGCTTATGGCTACATCTCCGGTGGTTACAAGTACACCATGCTTGATGACCCACCAGCGCACCAAGGACTCATGGAGTTCGCAGACAAGCTCATGGAACACGGCATTCCATGCTCTGCACATCAGATGAGCTCCGGTTACTCAATTGCAGAGACAGAACCCAAGGTCCGCAATGTCTTCACCTGGAACAAGCATCGGTTCCCCAATCCTGAAGAGTGGATTAAGAAGTACCACGCTCGAGGAATCAGACTCCTTGCCAATATCAAACCCTTTGTGCTTGCGACGCATCCAGATTACCAGAAGCTTGTCAGTGAGGGCGCACTGTTCAAGAAGCCCGATACTCAGGAACCAGGCACAATGAGACTATGGAGTGCAGGGGGTGGGACCGGTGGTGATGGATGCCACATTGATTTtacctcctccttcgcttTCCGATGGTGGTATGAAGGTGTCCAGAGCCTGAAGCGAGCCGGAATCGATGGCATGTGGAACGACAACAACGAATATACACTTCCCGATGACGAATGGCAACTGGCTCTGGATGGATCAGGAGTCACTGAACAGGCAAAGACACAGAGAGACAAATCCGTCGGGCTCTGGGGCCGCGCAATGCATACTGAACTCATGGGCAAAGCCTCTCATGATGCTTTAGTCGACATGGAGCCCAAATACAGACCATTTGTTCTCACCAGAAGCGCCACTGCGGGAACCCTTCGTTATGCAGCCAGCTCTTGGAGTGGAGACAATATGACCAGTTGGGAGAGCATGAAAGGCGCCAACGCCTTGTCATTGAACGCTGGGATTTCACTGTTGCAG TGCTCCGGTCATGACATTGGTGGTTTCGAAG GACCCCAACCCTCTCCCGAACTCCTCCTCCGATGGGTCCAACTAGGTATCCATTCACCTCGATTCGCCATCAACTGTTTCAAAACGTCGCCCGGAAACACCGCCGTCGGAGATGTCATTGAGCCCTGGATGTACCCGGAGATCACTCCGCTGGTTCGCGACGCCATCAAGCGCCGTTATGAGATCCTCCCCTACATATACTCCCTTGGTCTGGAGAGCCACCTGACCGCTTCTCCGCCTCAGCGCTGGATTGGATGGGGTTACGAGTCCGATCCCGAAGTCTGGACCAAGGCCCTCAAATCCGGAGAAGAACAGTTCTGGTTCGGTGACACGATCCTCGTCGGAGGCGTGTACGAGCCTGGTGTAACCGTTGCGAAGATGTACCTTCCACGTAAGGCAAATGATGAGTTCGACTTTGGGTATGTCAACATGAACTCGCCCTACACCTATTATGCCTCCGGTCAGTGGGTCGAGATCCCCTCGCAATGGAGAGATAGCATTCCGCTTGTCGCGCGTATTGGTGGTGCCATTCCTGTTGGAAAGCCCGTTCAAACTAGAGTGCCTGGGGATGAGACCGAGGCTTCCTTGGCGGTAGACGAACTTGACGACTACAGAGGCGTTGAGATATTCCCTCCCAGGGGCAGCTCACATGGTTGCGTCTTCTCCTATAGCTGGTATGAGGATGACGGAATTTCCCTGCAGCCTAAGATGTCTACGTACACCATCAGCTACAGCTCgacggaggagaaggtgactGTTGGATTCAACCGCGACGAAGAGAGCGGCTTTGTTCCTGCTTGGAAGGATCTGGACATCATTTTGCACAACGGCGATGAGAGACGCGTTGTGTCTGATGGCTGGCCTGTTGAATACAAGGGTAAAGACTCCCGAGGCCGTGTTGTTTATACTCTCAAGCATTAA
- a CDS encoding pre-mRNA-splicing factor SPF27 family protein — MPIINESHDSLPYIDAEPSAQARAAAQQLIAAELSPNHASTLHPAIPELPEPRFSPLIQQEIDRKAAGLPLTGGIDLSRYEAPEPPARSTDGEVPDLDAWRRILQRAYMASSHLSMRHENLALLEEYGKNAWLIGNSQLEDILRGLEKELAETKEAAEAVNKQRKLAQEASQGEMVSLEETWKRGVSAILDVELASEGLRLQILEQRRRLAQQQAR; from the exons ATGCCCATCATTAACGAATCTCACGACTCTCTCCCTT ACATCGACGCTGAGCCGTCTGCTCAAGCACGCGCCGCTGCACAGCAACTCATCGCAGCGGAGTTATCCCCCAACCATGCCTCAACTCTTCACCCCGCCATTCCCGAGCTCCCCGAACCGCGATTCTCCCCCCTTATACAGCAGGAGATCGACCGCAAGGCCGCCGGGTTGCCCTTGACCGGGGGAATCGACCTTTCCCGCTACGAAGCACCGGAGCCGCCTGCACGCTCGACAGACGGAGAAGTTCCTGATCTGGATGCGTGGCGCCGCATTCTGCAGAGAGCGTACATGGCCAGCTCCCATCTCTCCATGCGACACGAGAACCTGGCGTTGCTGGAGGAGTACGGCAAGAATGCGTGGCTCATTGGCAACTCCCAGCTGGAGGATATTCTCCGGGGtttggagaaggagttgGCCGAGACcaaggaggcggcggaggcggtgAACAAGCAGAGGAAGCTTGCCCAGGAGGCCAGCCAGGGTGAGATGGTGAGTCTGGAGGAGACTTGGAAGCGGGGCGTCAGTGCCATCCTCGACGTGGAACTGGCCTCGGAGGGTCTGCGACTGCAGATTCTGGAGCAGAGGCGCCGGCTTGCCCAGCAGCAGGCGCGGTAG
- a CDS encoding HNH endonuclease, giving the protein MASRGTSEGSNYEVFRECLSSAIVQRSDNGRPNRVAKRKALKTKRSTRKPATDGAGADTTASDSSSLPSRVNPEELAEFIDVQNPALQSHEGFLASETFPSLPADLQTLSYSSIQHDPVLADKYAASPLPRSLLESTTATIPVAVSESLSVYGLVPDPSDVPDFFSPVLSEYVASVTAAPPVWATTRTDACEICERDWIPLSYHHLIPRGVHAKVLKKGWHEEWMLNSVAWLCRACHSFVHRMASNEELAREYYTVERIMEREDVQDWAKWVGRVRWKAR; this is encoded by the exons ATGGCCTCGCGTGGAACCAGCGAGGGGAGCAACTACGAGGTCTTTCGGGAATGTCTCTCCAGCGCAATCGTGCAAAGATCCGATAATGGCAGACCAAACCGAGTAGCGAAGCGAAAAGCACTGAAAACCAAACGCAGCACGAGGAAACCCGCGACTGATGGAGCTGGCGCCGATACCACGGCTTCCGACTCTTCATCTCTACCATCTCGGGTGAATCCAGAAGAGTTGGCCGAGTTCATCGATGTACAGAACCCCGCCCTACAGAGTCACGAGGGA TTCCTCGCATCAGAAACCTTCCCCTCCCTACCAGCAGACCTCCAAACCCTCTCCTATTCCTCCATCCAGCACGACCCCGTCCTCGCAGACAAATACGCCGCCTCCCCGCTCCCCCGCTCCCTCCTCGAGTCTACAACCGCCACCATCCCCGTCGCCGTGTCCGAGTCCCTCTCCGTCTATGGCCTCGTCCCCGATCCCTCCGACGTCCCTGACTTCTTTTCGCCTGTGCTTAGCGAATACGTAGCCAGTGTGACAGCCGCGCCGCCGGTATGGGCGACGACGCGCACTGACGCCTGCGAGATCTGCGAGCGCGACTGGATCCCCCTCTCGTACCACCATCTGATTCCGCGCGGGGTGCATGCAAAGGTGCTCAAGAAGGGGTGGCATGAGGAGTGGATGCTGAATAGTGTTGCGTGGCTGTGTCGTGCCTGTCATAGTTTCGTGCATCGGATGGCGAGTAATGAGGAGCTGGCGAGGGAGTACTATACCGTCGAGAGGATAATGGAGAGGGAGGACGTGCAAGATTGGGCGAAGTGGGTGGGACGGGTGAGGTGGAAAGCGAGGTGA